One Vitis riparia cultivar Riparia Gloire de Montpellier isolate 1030 chromosome 4, EGFV_Vit.rip_1.0, whole genome shotgun sequence genomic window carries:
- the LOC117913071 gene encoding uncharacterized protein LOC117913071: protein MSIALDRSSNRIEGSGFMHGMSCISIFESPELLTGDRRFPAGGEMAAKAEEREEELDSCSSSSSIGKNSDVSGMSSDQEDSGETEVQSSYKRPLDSMNALEEVLPLRRGISRFYNGKSKSFTSLADASTSASCKDLAKPENAYNRRRRNLLAYNHVLDKNRNFPLRSNGGGISKKLAATSRSTLALAVAMSSSDSNNSSEDLNSSLNCISRSPSLLLPPLHPQARLYHNNVSSSPPQRNLSAWRSYSLADLQQCATSGTTNATGSPISRAADDHSKANLSN from the exons ATGTCGATTGCTTTGGATAGAAGCAGTAATAGAATCGAAGGTTCTGGATTCATGCATGGAATGTCGTGCATCTCGATCTTTGAGTCGCCGGAGCTGTTGACGGGGGATCGGAGGTTTCCGGCTGGGGGAGAGATGGCGGCGAAGGCGGAGGAGAGAGAAGAGGAGCTGGATTCTTGCAGTTCGTCGTCTTCGATAGGGAAGAACAGCGATGTCTCTGGAATGTCATCGGACCAGGAAGATTCCGGCGAGACTGAGGTTCAGAGCTCGTATAAGCGGCCGTTAGATTCAATGAATGCGTTGGAGGAGGTTTTGCCACTACG GAGAGGCATATCAAGGTTCTACAACGGCAAATCAAAGTCCTTTACCAGTTTAGCAGATGCTTCTACTTCTGCCTCCTGTAAAGACCTTGCAAAGCCAGAGAATGCCTACAACAGGAGACGTAGAAATCTACTTGCTTACAATCATGTCTTGGACAAAAACCGAAATTTTCCACTGAGAAGTAATGGGGGTGGGATTTCAAAGAAACTTGCTGCCACAAGCCGAAGCACATTGGCTCTAGCAGTTGCCATGAGCAGCTCTGATAGTAATAACAGCAGCGAGGATCTGAACTCGAGCCTGAACTGCATTTCAAGGTCTCCTTCCCTACTCCTCCCACCCCTGCATCCACAAGCTAGGCTATATCACAACAATGTGTCTTCATCACCGCCTCAACGGAATTTATCCGCATGGCGATCCTACTCCTTGGCTGATCTACAACAGTGTGCCACTTCCGGAACCACTAATGCAACCGGCTCCCCAATTAGTCGGGCAGCTGATGATCACAGCAAAGCTAACTTGAGTAATTAA
- the LOC117913381 gene encoding endoglucanase 16-like, translated as MCIRRTSPPIFISYLALFSPFFIPIINGGDFNYKEALTKSIIFLEAQRSGKLPPTSRLAWRGNSALDDGKLANVDLVGGYYDAGDNVKFGLPMAFTITTLSWAAIFYEAELGASEELENVRAAIKWGTDYFLKASSQKNRLYVQVGDPVEDHECWIRPENMETRRSVLVVDENRPGTEIAAETSAAMASSSIVFRGSDHLYSRRLLNKAKMLFQFATLFNGSYDGACPFYCSYSGYNDELLWAASWLYIATKRPKYLQYIEEESISENVNEFSWDLKYAGAQILLSKFYFEGEKSLEKFKNQADSFVCSVLPDSPSHHIHITPGGMVHVRDGANSQYVTSTALLFSIYSDLLAQFNQNVTCNNQQFYSTHLMAFAKQQMDYLLGENPEGRSYMVGFGNNPPTHAHHRGSSVPKLPENYTVNCGMSFVYWFHKNEPNPNLLTGAIVGGPDRNDTFLDLRWQSPMTEPCTYVNSLAVGVLAKLAAAHTL; from the exons ATGTGTATTAGACGAACATCTCCGCCCATTTTCATATCATACTTGGCTCTTTTCTCCCCATTTTTCATACCCATTATTAATGGTGGGGACTTCAACTACAAAGAAGCTCTCACCAAGTCCATTATTTTCTTGGAGGCACAGAGGTCCGGAAAGCTTCCTCCAACCTCTAGGCTTGCATGGAGAGGAAACTCGGCTCTTGACGACGGAAAACTCGCAAAT gtGGACCTTGTGGGTGGATACTATGATGCGGGTGACAATGTGAAGTTTGGGCTACCAATGGCTTTCACTATTACTACTTTATCGTGGGCGGCTATTTTTTATGAAGCGGAGTTAGGAGCAAGTGAAGAGCTTGAGAATGTCCGGGCCGCTATCAAGTGGGGCACCGACTATTTTCTCAAGGCATCTTCTCAAAAAAATCGGTTGTATGTGCAG GTGGGAGACCCCGTGGAAGATCACGAGTGTTGGATTAGGCCAGAGAACATGGAGACAAGGAGGAGTGTATTAGTGGTGGATGAGAACAGGCCTGGAACAGAGATTGCAGCTGAAACTTCCGCAGCCATGGCTTCTTCTTCCATCGTCTTTAGAGGTTCTGATCACCTCTACTCTCGCCGTCTCCTCAATAAAGCCAAAAtg CTTTTCCAGTTTGCTACATTATTTAATGGAAGCTACGATGGAGCATGCCCCTTCTATTGCTCCTACTCGGGCTATAAT GATGAGTTACTATGGGCAGCATCATGGCTATACATTGCCACAAAGAGGCCAAAGTACTTGCAGTATATAGAAGAAGAATCCATCAGTGAAAATGTCAATGAGTTCAGCTGGGATCTTAAATACGCTGGAGCCCAAATCCTCTTATCTAAG TTTTATTTTGAAGGGGAGAAGAGTTTGGAGAAATTCAAGAACCAAGCAGATAGTTTTGTTTGCTCTGTGCTTCCCGATAGTCCCTCTCACCACATTCACATCACCCCAG GCGGCATGGTTCATGTAAGAGATGGTGCCAATAGCCAATATGTTACAAGCACAGCTCTCTTGTTCAGCATCTACAGTGATCTACTTGCCCAATTCAATCAAAATGTTACATGCAATAATCAGCAATTTTATTCGACTCACCTCATGGCCTTCGCGAAACAACAG ATGGATTATCTACTAGGAGAAAACCCAGAAGGAAGATCGTACATGGTGGGCTTCGGAAACAATCCACCCACGCACGCACACCATAGAGGGTCTTCAGTGCCAAAACTGCCTGAAAACTACACAGTAAACTGTGGAATGAGCTTCGTCTACTGGTTCCATAAAAATGAACCAAACCCTAATCTGCTCACCGGCGCCATTGTTGGTGGCCCTGACCGCAACGACACCTTCCTTGACCTGCGTTGGCAATCGCCCATGACCGAGCCATGCACCTATGTCAACTCCCTTGCAGTCGGTGTTCTAGCAAAGTTAGCTGCTGCCCACACTCTTTAA
- the LOC117913431 gene encoding endoglucanase 16, giving the protein MGMFVRASAAIAVAWLALFEGFFGLVNGSDINYKDALTKSLIFLEAQRSGKLPANNRLPWRGDSALEDGKLVNADLVGGYYDAGDNVKYGLPMAFTVTTLSWSAIFYESELKATGELENTRDAIKWGTDYFLKAYPRKNRLYVQVGDPVQDHQCWMRPENMETPRTVLMIDDKMPGTEIAAETSAAMASSSIVFRGVDRAYARRLLNKAKLLFEFAKAHKGTYDGECPFYCSFSGYNDELLWAATWLYIATRKPKYLKYIQEESISASVAEFSWDLKYAGAQILLSKFYFEGEKGLETLKNQADSFICSVLPDSPYHQIYLTPGGMVHLRDGANTQYVTGTAHLFSVYSNILAQFNQKVVCGGQQFDHTHLMAFAKQQMDYLLGKNPEGRSYMVGFGNNPPTQAHHRGASVPKLPQGSTVSCAMSFVYWFNKNDANPNELTGAILGGPDRNDNFDDKRWDSSKTEPCTYVNSLAVGVLSHLAMHNA; this is encoded by the exons ATGGGGATGTTTGTGAGAGCATCTGCAGCCATTGCTGTGGCATGGTTGGCTTTGTTTGAAGGATTTTTCGGGTTAGTTAATGGCAGCGATATTAACTACAAGGATGCTCTGACCAAGTCCCTTATTTTCCTCGAGGCACAGAGATCAGGGAAGCTTCCTGCCAATAATAGGCTACCTTGGAGAGGAGACTCGGCTCTTGAGGATGGAAAACTCGTAAAT GCGGATCTTGTTGGAGGATATTATGATGCAGGAGACAATGTGAAGTATGGGCTTCCCATGGCTTTCACTGTTACTACTCTTTCATGGTCAGCTATCTTTTATGAATCAGAGTTGAAAGCAACTGGTGAGCTTGAAAATACGAGAGATGCGATCAAGTGGGGCACAGATTATTTTCTCAAAGCGTATCCTCGGAAAAATAGATTGTATGTGCAG GTGGGAGACCCGGTACAAGATCATCAATGTTGGATGAGACCCGAAAACATGGAGACGCCAAGGACAGTGTTGATGATAGATGATAAAATGCCTGGAACAGAGATTGCAGCTGAAACTTCTGCTGCCATGGCTTCTTCTTCTATTGTATTTAGAGGTGTTGATCGTGCCTATGCCCGTAGGCTCCTCAACAAAGCCAAACTG CTTTTTGAGTTTGCCAAAGCACATAAAGGAACTTATGATGGAGAATGCCCCTTCTATTGCAGCTTCTCAGGCTACAAT GATGAGCTATTGTGGGCAGCAACATGGCTATACATTGCCACAAGGAAGCCAAAATACTTGAAATACATACAGGAAGAATCCATAAGTGCAAGTGTAGCTGAGTTTAGTTGGGACCTTAAGTATGCAGGAGCCCAAATCCTCCTCTCTAAG TTTTATTTTGAAGGGGAGAAGGGTTTAGAGACACTCAAGAACCAAGCTGACAGTTTCATATGTTCAGTGCTTCCTGATAGCCCCTACCACCAGATTTACCTCACTCCAG GTGGCATGGTACATTTGAGAGATGGTGCCAACACCCAGTATGTTACGGGGACAGCCCATTTGTTTAGTGTGTACAGCAATATACTTGCTCAATTCAACCAGAAGGTTGTATGCGGTGGTCAACAATTTGACCATACTCACCTCATGGCCTTTGCCAAACAACAG ATGGATTATTTACTAGGAAAAAACCCAGAAGGAAGATCATACATGGTTGGATTTGGAAACAACCCCCCAACACAAGCACACCATAGGGGAGCCTCAGTTCCAAAACTGCCTCAAGGCTCCACAGTGAGTTGTGCCATGAGCTTTGTGTATTGGTTCAATAAGAACGACGCAAACCCTAACGAGCTAACGGGTGCCATTCTCGGTGGCCCCGACCGCAACGATAACTTCGACGATAAACGTTGGGACTCATCCAAGACCGAGCCATGCACGTACGTGAATTCGCTTGCGGTTGGTGTGCTATCACACTTGGCCATGCACAACGCTTAA